Proteins co-encoded in one Ziziphus jujuba cultivar Dongzao chromosome 9, ASM3175591v1 genomic window:
- the LOC112492770 gene encoding squalene monooxygenase SE1-like, whose translation MDYDLYFLGGLLASLLRFVFLFGFAGKKRSRASMEVKTNGFVKISQNGILSRPEIEEKTDVIIVGAGVAGAALAYTLGKDGRRVQVIERDLNEPDRIVGELLQPGGYLKLIELGLEDCVEEIDAQRVYGYALYKDGRDTKLPYPLEKFSSDVAGRSFHNGRFIQRMRKKAANLSNVKLEQGTVTSLIEEKGTIKGVQYKTKTGQEMTTYAPLTIVCDGCFSNLRRSLCNPKVDIPSCFVGLVLENCDLPHKEHGHVILADPSPILFYQIGTNEIRCLVDVPGQKVPSVGNGEMANYLKTVVAPQVLDNLLETDISAIDKGNIRTMPNRSMPASPYRTPGALLMGDVFNMRHPLTGGGMTVILSDIVILRDLLRPLYDINDASTLCKYLESFYSLRMPVASTINTLAGAVYKVFCASPDPARKEMREASFNYLSLGGICTSGPVSLLSGLNPRPLHLVVHFFTVAIYGVGRLMLPFPSPYRILIGIRLILGASGIIFPIIKGEGIRKTFFPVMVPAYCRAPPLK comes from the exons ATGGATTATGATCTGTATTTCTTAGGTGGTCTTTTGGCTTCTCTTCTGCggtttgttttcttgtttggtTTTGCTGGAAAGAAGAGGAGCAGAGCTTCAATGGAGGTAAAGACTAATGGGTTTGTCAAGATTTCTCAGAATGGCATTTTATCTCGGCCGGAGATAGAGGAAAAAACTGATGTTATTATTGTTGGAGCTGGGGTTGCTGGTGCAGCTCTTGCTTACACTCTTGGCAAg GATGGACGACGAGTACAAGTAATCGAAAGAGACCTGAACGAGCCCGACAGAATTGTTGGTGAACTTCTGCAACCAGGAGGCTATCTCAAATTGATTGAGTTGGGTCTAGAGG ATTGTGTGGAGGAGATTGATGCTCAGAGAGTTTATGGATATGCTCTTTACAAAGATGGTAGAGATACTAAACTCCCTTACCCTTTGGAGAAATTTAGCTCAGATGTAGCTGGAAGAAGCTTCCATAATGGGCGGTTCATACAGAGGATGAGGAAAAAGGCTGCAAATCTATCAAA TGTGAAATTGGAACAAGGTACTGTCACATCTCTGATTGAAGAAAAAGGAACCATTAAGGGAGTTCAATACAAAACCAAGACTGGTCAAGAAATGACAACTTATGCTCCCCTCACAATAGTATGTGATGGCTGTTTCTCGAACCTACGACGATCTCTATGCAATCCAAAG GTTGACATTCCCTCTTGTTTTGTCGGATTGGTACTGGAGAACTGTGACCTTCCACATAAAGAGCATGGACATGTGATTCTGGCAGATCCTTCACCTATCCTGTTCTATCAGATTGGTACCAACGAGATTCGTTGTTTGGTCGATGTGCCTGGACAAAAAGTACCTTCTGTTGGTAATGGAGAGATGGCAAATTATTTGAAAACTGTGGTGGCTCCTCAGGTGCTTGATAATTTGCTTGAAACAGATATCT CCGCCATTGACAAGGGAAACATCAGAACAATGCCAAACAGAAGTATGCCTGCTTCTCCATATCGGACTCCCGGTGCACTTCTAATGGGGGATGTATTCAATATGCGTCATCCTTTGACGGGAGGAGGAATGACTGTTATTCTTTCTGATATTGTTATTCTTCGTGATCTTCTCAGACCCCTTTATGATATCAATGATGCATCAACATTGTGCAAATATCTTGAATCCTTCTACTCTCTTCGTATG CCAGTGGCATCTACCATAAATACATTGGCAGGCGCCGTATACAAGGTGTTTTGTGCATCACCTGATCCAGCAAGGAAGGAAATGCGTGAAGCATCTTTTAATTACTTGAGCCTAGGAGGAATCTGCACTTCTGGACCGGTTTCTCTACTCTCCGGTCTCAACCCTCGTCCACTGCATTTGGTAGTTCATTTCTTTACAGTTGCTATCTATGGCGTCGGTCGCTTGATGCTTCCATTTCCTTCACCTTACCGTATTTTGATTGGCATTAGATTGATCTTG gGTGCATCAGGAATTATATTTCCAATAATCAAAGGTGAAGGAATTAGAAAGACGTTCTTTCCTGTAATGGTGCCTGCCTACTGTAGAGCTCCACCACTTAAATAA